One Phocaeicola dorei genomic region harbors:
- the polA gene encoding DNA polymerase I, which translates to MDKLFLLDAYALIYRAYYAFIKSPRINSKGFNTSAVLGFVNTLEEVLKKENPTHIGVAFDPAGPTFRHEAYEQYKAQREETPEVIRLSVPIIKDIIRAYRIPILEIPGYEADDVIGTLATEAGKRGITTYMMTPDKDYGQLVGGNVFMYRPKHTGGFEVMGIEEVKAKFDIQSPAQVIDMLGLMGDSSDNIPGCPGVGEKTAQKLIAQYGSIENLLSHSAELKGALKTKVEANRKMIEFSKFLATIKIDVPITLNMDELKREEPNEEELRKIFEEMEFRTLIDRVFNRNKKSAFAGTYTDATGNDLQGRNRTPEGSARQGNMPDGSGQLSLFGEPASNGKSPASPSSPQGNLFAEFTDGGTESEKYSNLACLDNLKYDYQLIDTEEKRSELLQNLLTKEIFSLDTETTGTDPITAELVGMSFSYAENQAFYVPVPADRTEAQKIVNEFRPAFEKEGALKVGQNIKYDMLVLGNYGTEVRGPLFDTMVAHYVLQPELRHNMDYLAEIYLHYQTIHIEELIGPKGKGQKNMRDLSPEAIYKYACEDADVTLKLKNILEQELKTNDAEKLFYEIEMPLVPVLAYIERNGVRVDTEALKQTSEHFTARMNQIEEEVHQLAGTDFNIASPKQVGEVLFDKLRIVEKAKKTKTGQYVTSEEVLESLRGKHEIVGKILEHRGLKKLLGTYIDALPLLINKETGKIHTSFNQTVTATGRLSSSNPNLQNIPIRNEDGKEIRKAFIPDDGCEFFSADYSQIELRIMAHLSGDANMIEAFKEGDDIHAATAAKVYKISIDKVTREQRSKAKTANFGIIYGISVFGLAERMNVDRKEAKELIDGYFETYPQIKEYMDKSIDLARRQGYIETIFGRKRYLPDINSRNSVVRGYAERNAINAPIQGSAADIIKAAMVRIYQRFQSENIKSKMILQVHDELNFSVLPEEKEKVQKIVIEEMENAYHMQVPLRADCGWGSNWLEAH; encoded by the coding sequence ATGGACAAACTTTTTCTATTAGATGCTTATGCATTAATATACCGCGCGTATTACGCTTTCATCAAAAGCCCGCGCATTAACTCCAAGGGTTTCAACACTTCAGCCGTACTGGGATTTGTCAATACACTGGAAGAGGTCTTGAAGAAAGAAAATCCTACGCACATCGGTGTGGCATTTGATCCCGCCGGTCCCACCTTCCGGCACGAGGCCTATGAACAGTATAAGGCACAACGTGAAGAAACACCCGAAGTAATCCGTTTGTCTGTACCCATTATAAAGGATATTATCCGGGCCTATCGTATTCCTATTCTGGAAATACCGGGATACGAGGCTGACGACGTGATCGGTACACTGGCCACCGAAGCCGGCAAACGAGGGATCACTACTTATATGATGACACCAGACAAAGACTATGGTCAACTGGTGGGCGGAAATGTCTTCATGTACCGTCCCAAGCATACAGGCGGTTTTGAAGTGATGGGCATAGAAGAGGTAAAGGCAAAGTTCGATATCCAGTCACCCGCACAAGTCATTGATATGCTGGGACTGATGGGCGATAGTTCCGACAACATTCCCGGTTGTCCGGGAGTGGGCGAGAAAACAGCACAAAAGTTAATCGCGCAATATGGCAGCATCGAGAATCTTCTCTCCCACTCTGCCGAACTGAAAGGAGCCTTGAAAACCAAAGTGGAAGCCAACCGGAAAATGATTGAGTTCTCCAAGTTTCTGGCAACTATCAAGATTGATGTCCCCATCACATTGAACATGGACGAACTGAAAAGAGAAGAACCAAATGAAGAGGAACTACGGAAGATTTTTGAAGAGATGGAGTTCCGTACCCTCATCGACCGCGTTTTCAACCGAAACAAGAAATCCGCCTTCGCCGGAACATACACCGATGCGACCGGAAACGATCTGCAAGGACGAAACCGCACACCGGAAGGAAGCGCCCGGCAGGGAAACATGCCGGACGGTTCGGGACAACTCTCCCTTTTCGGTGAACCGGCTTCGAATGGCAAATCGCCCGCTTCTCCGTCTTCCCCTCAAGGCAATCTCTTTGCAGAATTTACCGACGGAGGGACGGAAAGTGAGAAATATTCGAATCTAGCATGTTTAGATAATTTAAAATACGACTATCAACTCATTGATACAGAAGAGAAAAGATCTGAATTATTACAAAACTTACTTACAAAAGAAATTTTCAGTCTAGACACGGAAACAACAGGAACCGATCCCATCACCGCAGAACTCGTGGGAATGAGCTTCAGCTATGCCGAAAATCAAGCATTTTATGTCCCTGTACCTGCCGATCGGACCGAAGCGCAAAAAATAGTTAATGAGTTCCGGCCGGCTTTCGAAAAAGAAGGAGCGTTGAAAGTAGGACAAAATATAAAATACGATATGCTGGTATTGGGCAACTACGGAACTGAAGTGCGCGGTCCCCTGTTCGATACCATGGTGGCACATTATGTACTACAACCGGAATTGCGCCACAATATGGACTACCTTGCCGAAATCTACCTGCATTATCAGACTATCCACATCGAAGAACTGATTGGTCCCAAAGGCAAAGGTCAGAAGAATATGCGCGATCTCTCCCCCGAAGCTATCTATAAGTACGCGTGCGAGGATGCTGATGTCACACTGAAATTGAAAAACATCTTGGAACAGGAATTGAAAACCAACGATGCGGAAAAACTCTTCTACGAAATAGAAATGCCCCTGGTCCCCGTACTTGCTTATATAGAACGCAACGGCGTGCGTGTAGACACTGAAGCCTTAAAACAGACCTCGGAACATTTCACCGCCCGCATGAACCAAATAGAAGAAGAAGTGCACCAACTGGCAGGTACGGATTTCAACATAGCCTCACCCAAACAGGTAGGTGAAGTGCTGTTTGACAAGCTGCGTATCGTGGAGAAAGCCAAGAAAACCAAAACCGGACAATATGTCACCAGTGAAGAAGTATTGGAAAGCCTGCGAGGGAAACACGAAATAGTAGGCAAGATATTGGAACACCGCGGTCTGAAGAAGCTTCTCGGTACTTATATTGATGCTCTGCCCCTATTGATTAATAAAGAAACAGGTAAAATTCATACTTCGTTCAATCAAACGGTCACTGCTACCGGCCGACTCAGTTCCAGCAACCCGAACCTTCAGAACATCCCCATCCGCAACGAAGACGGCAAGGAAATCCGTAAGGCCTTCATTCCCGATGATGGTTGCGAATTTTTCTCCGCCGACTATTCACAGATTGAGTTACGCATTATGGCACACCTTAGCGGAGACGCCAATATGATAGAGGCTTTCAAGGAAGGAGATGACATTCATGCCGCCACCGCAGCAAAAGTATATAAGATAAGTATAGACAAAGTTACCCGCGAACAACGCAGTAAAGCAAAAACAGCTAATTTCGGTATCATCTACGGCATCAGCGTATTCGGACTGGCAGAACGTATGAATGTAGACCGCAAAGAGGCAAAAGAACTAATAGACGGCTATTTCGAAACTTATCCCCAAATAAAGGAATATATGGACAAAAGCATCGACCTTGCCCGCAGGCAAGGATATATTGAAACCATATTCGGCCGTAAACGATATCTTCCGGATATCAATTCCAGAAATTCGGTTGTGCGCGGATATGCCGAACGAAATGCCATCAATGCTCCTATCCAGGGAAGTGCAGCCGATATTATCAAGGCAGCTATGGTACGCATATACCAGCGCTTTCAATCTGAAAATATAAAGTCCAAAATGATACTTCAGGTACATGATGAGTTAAATTTCAGCGTTCTACCCGAAGAAAAGGAAAAAGTACAGAAAATTGTGATTGAAGAGATGGAAAATGCCTACCATATGCAAGTACCTTTACGCGCAGACTGCGGTTGGGGAAGCAACTGGCTTGAAGCGCATTAA